The following coding sequences lie in one Rhizobium rhododendri genomic window:
- a CDS encoding response regulator transcription factor — protein MPRIFPSTESTPPSPKLTSREKDILQLIADGHRLEEIGRTLELPEPEIEQLMKTVEEKLGASNRLHAVTIAVLHGHIAIGPEQPR, from the coding sequence ATGCCTAGAATCTTTCCGTCGACGGAATCTACGCCTCCGTCGCCCAAACTCACATCTCGTGAAAAAGATATCTTGCAACTGATAGCCGACGGCCATCGGCTGGAGGAGATCGGCCGTACGCTGGAGCTGCCCGAACCAGAAATCGAGCAGCTGATGAAGACGGTTGAGGAGAAACTGGGAGCAAGCAACCGGCTGCACGCAGTGACCATCGCCGTGCTGCATGGCCATATAGCCATAGGTCCGGAACAGCCAAGATAG
- the fabB gene encoding beta-ketoacyl-ACP synthase I produces MRRVVVTGLGIVSSIGNDAAEVTAALRETKSGISFSPDFAEHGFRCHVWGKPSLDPTDLVDRRAMRFLSQGGAWNHVAMKQAIADSGLEDSDIGGNERTGIIMGSGGPSTRTLIEAADITIKNNSPKRIGPFAVPKAMSSTASATLATWFKIHGVNYSISSACSTSAHCIGNAMEMIQWGKQDVMFAGGHEDLDWTMSNLFDAMGAMSSKYNDTPSTASRAYDVSRDGFVIAGGAGVLVLEELEHAKARGAKIYCEITGYGATSDGYDMVAPSGEGAIRCMRQALKTVDGEVDYINTHGTSTPVGDSKEIGAIREVFGDKIPPIQSTKSQTGHSLGAAGVQESIYSILMMQERFIGESAHITELDPEFDGVPIVRKRIDNARMDTVLSNSFGFGGTNATLVFQRHNG; encoded by the coding sequence ATGAGACGGGTTGTTGTCACAGGTCTTGGTATTGTCTCTTCCATCGGAAACGATGCCGCCGAAGTCACTGCTGCGCTGCGCGAGACCAAGTCCGGCATCTCGTTCTCGCCCGATTTTGCCGAGCACGGTTTCAGATGCCACGTCTGGGGCAAGCCGTCGCTAGATCCGACCGATCTGGTCGACCGTCGCGCCATGCGCTTCCTGTCGCAGGGCGGTGCGTGGAACCACGTGGCCATGAAGCAGGCAATCGCTGATTCAGGCCTCGAGGATTCGGACATCGGTGGCAACGAGCGCACCGGCATCATCATGGGCTCCGGCGGGCCTTCGACGCGCACGCTGATCGAAGCGGCCGACATCACCATCAAGAACAACAGCCCGAAGCGCATCGGCCCGTTCGCGGTTCCGAAGGCGATGTCATCGACCGCGTCGGCGACCCTTGCCACCTGGTTCAAGATCCACGGCGTCAACTACTCGATCTCGTCCGCCTGCTCGACCTCCGCCCATTGCATCGGCAATGCGATGGAGATGATCCAGTGGGGCAAGCAGGACGTGATGTTTGCCGGCGGCCACGAAGATCTCGACTGGACTATGTCCAACCTGTTCGATGCCATGGGCGCGATGTCGTCAAAGTACAACGACACCCCGTCGACCGCGTCACGCGCCTATGACGTCAGCCGGGACGGCTTCGTCATTGCCGGCGGTGCCGGTGTGCTGGTGCTCGAAGAACTCGAGCATGCCAAGGCGCGCGGCGCCAAGATCTACTGCGAGATCACCGGATATGGTGCCACCTCGGATGGCTACGACATGGTCGCACCGTCGGGCGAGGGTGCCATTCGCTGCATGCGCCAGGCGCTGAAGACGGTGGACGGCGAGGTCGACTACATCAACACTCACGGGACCTCTACGCCGGTGGGCGACAGCAAGGAAATCGGCGCGATCCGCGAAGTGTTCGGCGACAAAATTCCGCCGATCCAATCCACGAAGTCGCAGACCGGCCATTCGCTCGGTGCAGCCGGCGTCCAGGAGTCGATCTACTCGATCCTGATGATGCAGGAGCGCTTCATCGGCGAGAGCGCCCACATCACAGAACTCGACCCGGAATTTGACGGCGTTCCGATCGTGCGTAAGCGCATCGACAACGCCCGGATGGATACCGTGCTTTCCAACTCCTTCGGCTTCGGCGGGACCAACGCTACGCTCGTGTTCCAGCGCCACAACGGATAA
- the fabI gene encoding enoyl-ACP reductase FabI, which translates to MTGIMQGKRGLIMGVANNHSIAWGIAKALAAQGAELAFTFQGDALGKRVKPLAAELGSDFILPCDVEDIASVDSVIDALKSRWGSVDFVVHAIGFSDKNELKGLYANTTRDNFSRTMVISCFSFTEIAKRVATLMTEGGSMLTLTYNGSSRVIPNYNVMGVAKAALEASVRYLAADYGPRGIRVNAISAGPIRTLAGAGIADARAILSWNQHNAPLRKTVTIDNVGSSALYLLSDLSAGVTGEIHHVDSGFNITSMPTLETLTRAEID; encoded by the coding sequence ATGACCGGAATAATGCAGGGTAAGCGCGGACTCATCATGGGTGTCGCGAACAATCATTCCATCGCCTGGGGCATCGCGAAGGCGCTGGCTGCCCAGGGGGCGGAATTGGCCTTCACCTTCCAGGGTGATGCGCTGGGCAAGCGGGTAAAGCCGCTCGCCGCCGAACTCGGTTCGGACTTCATCCTGCCCTGCGATGTAGAGGATATTGCCTCGGTCGATAGCGTTATCGATGCCCTGAAGAGCCGCTGGGGCAGCGTCGATTTCGTCGTCCATGCCATTGGCTTTTCCGACAAGAACGAACTCAAGGGTCTCTATGCCAATACCACGCGCGATAACTTTTCGCGGACCATGGTAATCTCCTGTTTTTCCTTCACCGAAATCGCCAAGCGGGTTGCCACGCTGATGACCGAAGGCGGCAGCATGCTGACGCTGACCTATAACGGCTCGTCGCGCGTGATCCCGAACTACAATGTCATGGGTGTTGCAAAGGCAGCGCTCGAAGCATCGGTGCGCTATCTGGCGGCCGATTACGGTCCGCGCGGGATCCGCGTCAACGCCATCTCGGCCGGCCCTATCCGTACGCTTGCAGGCGCCGGTATTGCCGATGCCCGCGCCATCCTGTCGTGGAACCAGCACAACGCGCCGCTGCGCAAGACCGTGACGATCGATAATGTCGGCAGTTCGGCGCTGTATCTTCTGTCGGATCTTTCCGCAGGCGTGACGGGCGAAATCCATCACGTCGATTCCGGCTTCAACATCACCTCGATGCCGACGCTGGAAACGCTGACGCGGGCTGAAATCGACTGA
- a CDS encoding class I SAM-dependent methyltransferase translates to MSRDALKTLFHPFASATVAAPSEGERILFLGAEAGFALPPEFKASLTAVQGFRPLYRQLQASRIEATPEIEGTDYDGALVLCTKHKGENEANIAEALARVKLGGLIVVAGGKEDGIASLRKRVEGLGLTIDHMPKYHGVAFWFGRPEDTAPMLAKLQKPAIRVDGRFTTAPGMFSHERIDAGSELLASRLPADFTGDVADFGAGWGYLAVEMGTRSPKLGRIDLYEADHAALEAAKHNLASNIPNIAARFFWHDLAGESVRDKYDLVIMNPPFHEGHAADPLLGQALIKTAAGAIRSGGRLLLVANRGLPYEPVLAGLFKNSGETCRNARFKVLWASK, encoded by the coding sequence ATGAGCCGCGACGCCCTGAAGACCCTGTTCCATCCCTTTGCTTCCGCCACCGTGGCTGCACCCAGTGAAGGTGAACGCATCCTGTTTCTCGGCGCCGAGGCCGGCTTCGCGCTGCCGCCCGAGTTCAAGGCGAGCCTGACCGCGGTGCAGGGTTTTCGCCCTCTCTATCGCCAGCTGCAGGCAAGCCGCATAGAGGCGACGCCTGAGATCGAGGGAACGGACTATGACGGCGCGCTGGTTCTCTGCACCAAGCACAAGGGCGAGAACGAGGCCAACATCGCCGAGGCGCTCGCACGGGTGAAACTCGGCGGCCTGATCGTCGTCGCCGGCGGCAAGGAAGACGGCATCGCCTCGTTGCGCAAGCGCGTCGAAGGCCTTGGTCTTACCATCGACCATATGCCGAAATATCACGGCGTGGCCTTCTGGTTCGGACGCCCCGAAGACACGGCGCCGATGCTGGCCAAGCTTCAGAAGCCGGCAATCCGCGTTGACGGCCGTTTCACGACGGCACCGGGCATGTTCTCCCACGAGCGCATCGACGCCGGCTCCGAACTGCTCGCCTCACGCCTGCCGGCCGACTTTACCGGCGACGTCGCCGACTTCGGTGCCGGATGGGGTTACCTCGCCGTCGAGATGGGTACGCGCTCGCCTAAACTGGGGCGCATCGACCTCTACGAGGCAGATCACGCCGCACTGGAAGCCGCCAAGCACAATCTCGCTTCCAACATCCCGAACATCGCAGCGCGCTTCTTCTGGCACGACCTGGCTGGCGAATCCGTGCGCGACAAATACGATCTCGTCATCATGAACCCGCCTTTTCACGAAGGGCATGCCGCCGATCCGTTGCTGGGCCAGGCACTCATCAAGACGGCAGCCGGAGCGATCCGCAGTGGTGGCAGGCTGTTGCTCGTGGCAAACCGTGGCCTGCCCTATGAGCCGGTGCTGGCGGGCCTGTTCAAGAATAGCGGTGAAACTTGCCGCAATGCTCGGTTTAAAGTTTTGTGGGCAAGTAAATAG
- a CDS encoding AraC family transcriptional regulator, translating to MSKQTVNDELTTVAGVGSAIALHAQSYGFDIVPICHALDIDPDDLQSLTARISLDRMCRLLEACALMADDEAFGLKCAAGFTLGSSGPFGYGMMTAPTVRDFLDFLVDHLAFASQVRDCSLQKSDNGSVLSWNFSPLVSKRDQYVDLIVGLHLRHLGCLVGKDIDRVGVGLQRQRPRHPAFFRQYMTRHLSFGMPVNSLHVPASLLDRRNPRGDPTLFKLMNIQIRTLQADEVTEEEFVEQVRRYIRRRIAEATLSLDLIAAYFGLSERTFQRRLAEFGTTLNDLRDDERRRLCLALLRDGNLSITTISYRLGYSAPSAFTRSVYRWFGASPKTLRNVNAEESSRLQESRGDDLDAPTQIRKIS from the coding sequence ATGTCTAAGCAAACGGTCAACGATGAACTGACCACTGTCGCCGGTGTGGGCTCTGCAATAGCTCTTCACGCGCAGAGCTATGGCTTCGACATTGTACCGATTTGCCATGCCCTCGATATTGATCCGGACGACCTGCAAAGCCTGACAGCGCGGATCAGCCTCGACCGCATGTGCCGTTTGTTGGAAGCCTGCGCATTGATGGCTGACGACGAAGCCTTCGGACTGAAATGTGCCGCCGGTTTTACGCTCGGCTCGAGCGGTCCGTTCGGCTACGGCATGATGACCGCGCCCACCGTTCGCGATTTCCTGGATTTTCTCGTCGATCATCTGGCATTTGCGTCGCAGGTTAGAGACTGCAGTCTCCAGAAGTCAGACAACGGCTCGGTCCTTTCCTGGAATTTCTCCCCATTGGTTTCGAAACGGGATCAGTATGTCGATCTGATCGTCGGCCTGCATCTACGCCATCTGGGCTGTCTGGTCGGTAAGGATATCGACCGCGTTGGCGTTGGGCTGCAACGGCAGAGACCGCGTCATCCGGCCTTCTTTCGACAGTACATGACCCGCCATCTGTCGTTTGGCATGCCCGTCAACAGCTTGCACGTGCCGGCCAGCCTTCTCGACCGTCGCAACCCCCGTGGCGACCCTACCCTCTTCAAGCTGATGAATATCCAGATCCGGACCCTGCAGGCGGATGAGGTGACCGAGGAGGAGTTTGTCGAGCAGGTACGCCGCTACATCCGGCGACGGATCGCCGAGGCGACGCTCTCGCTTGATCTGATCGCAGCCTACTTCGGCTTGTCGGAGCGCACGTTCCAGCGGAGACTGGCAGAGTTCGGAACGACGCTCAACGATCTCCGCGATGACGAGCGGCGGCGGCTGTGCCTCGCCTTGCTGCGCGACGGCAACCTTTCCATTACCACCATTTCCTATCGACTGGGATATTCGGCGCCCAGCGCTTTCACGCGGTCGGTCTATCGCTGGTTCGGCGCTTCGCCCAAGACTTTGCGCAACGTCAATGCCGAAGAAAGCAGCAGACTGCAGGAATCGCGGGGAGATGACCTTGACGCGCCTACACAAATCAGGAAGATTTCATGA